One Silene latifolia isolate original U9 population chromosome 4, ASM4854445v1, whole genome shotgun sequence DNA segment encodes these proteins:
- the LOC141653095 gene encoding protein NBR1 homolog has product MASLVIKVKYEETLRRFNVAINGDGRLDLSMNSLWLKICSLFKLPSDSGFRLTYKDEDDDLITLVDDDDLHDVVRQGLNPVRITVHHLISDQKPPSSSAHPSGTSQNLDSVKIVNSVNNWPFLNDMVKEPKLEAGVLSHENATVSNSTVVNEKIDGIEKRSEVVGVSVKPPLCPSIPVDKSKRSSYKSPSSKWSKSKRLSYKSKYAPGNKNKDILALKREYFAELLKSDEELTSNAAKKAAGFQSPNRNSDKTDNITTIVHTGISCDICRLQPISGPRFKSKMKYDYDLCQGCFLRVGNEMEYCRIDVPLTYQHLDRAHDVMLN; this is encoded by the exons ATGGCTTCTCTCGTCATCAAG GTTAAGTATGAAGAGACGCTTAGGCGTTTCAATGTTGCTATTAATGGAGACGGGCGTTTAGACCTTAGCATGAACAGTCTGTGGCTGAAGATATGTTCTCTTTTCAAGTTACCATCAGACTCTGGATTTCGTCTTACATACAAAGATGAAGACGATGACTTGATTACTCTAGTAGACGATGATGATCTACATGATGTAGTAAGGCAAGGTCTCAATCCTGTTAGGATTACTGTTCACCACCTTATCTCAGACCAGAAACCGCCATCTTCTTCTGCTCATCCTAGTGGAACTTCCCAAAATCTTGATAGCGTCAAAATCGTGAACTCTGTCAATAATTGGCCATTCCTTAATGATATGGTTAAAGAACCTAAATTAGAAGCGGGAGTACTGTCACACGAGAATGCAACTGTCTCTAATTCCACCGTTGTCAATGAAAAGATTGATGGCATCGAAAAGAGAAGTGAAGTGGTAGGGGTGTCTGTTAAGCCTCCATTGTGCCCTTCTATCCCCGTTGATAAGAGCAAGCGTTCGAGCTATAAGTCTCCTTCAAGCAAGTGGTCTAAGAGCAAGCGTTTGAGCTATAAGTCTAAATATGCTCCTGGAAATAAGAATAAGGATATTTTGGCTCTGAAAAGAGAGTATTTTGCTGAGCTTTTGAAATCAGATGAGGAATTAACTAGCAATGCAGCTAAGAAAGCTGCGGGATTTCAATCGCCCAATAGAAACTCGGACAAGACTGATAATATAACCACCATAGTTCACACAGGTATCAGTTGTGATATTTGTCGGCTTCAACCTATTTCTGGACCAaggttcaagtcgaaaat gAAGTATGATTATGACTTGTGCCAAGGCTGTTTCTTACGCGTAGGAAATGAAATGGAATACTGTCGAATTGATGTCCCCTTGACATACCAGCACCTTGACAGGGCTCATGATGTAATGCTCAATTGA